A section of the Salinisphaera sp. T31B1 genome encodes:
- a CDS encoding DUF2946 family protein, which produces MDDYAQRALAKWPNVPSLFGWLGLTRKGEWLIQSERITHPRIVDAIARNYDRDEHGRWFFQNGPQRGYVALEYTPLVARVQADDSLVAHTGRAIDTADALYLDEDSAAVLDTPAGAVLIQGADLAWVLARLHPAEGELDDTELERALTLPGGTRTALTFDFAGQRLPVHRVDAADMAATLGFVAEPEPLADEAGG; this is translated from the coding sequence ATGGACGACTACGCACAACGCGCATTGGCGAAATGGCCCAACGTGCCGTCGCTGTTCGGCTGGCTCGGCCTGACTCGCAAGGGTGAATGGCTGATCCAATCCGAGCGCATCACGCATCCGCGCATCGTCGATGCGATCGCCCGCAACTATGACCGCGACGAGCACGGTCGCTGGTTCTTCCAGAACGGGCCGCAGCGAGGGTATGTGGCGCTTGAATACACGCCGCTCGTCGCCCGGGTCCAGGCCGACGATTCGCTGGTCGCTCATACCGGCCGCGCCATCGACACCGCCGATGCGCTCTATCTGGACGAGGACAGCGCCGCGGTGCTCGATACGCCGGCCGGCGCCGTGCTTATCCAGGGCGCGGATCTGGCCTGGGTGCTGGCCCGGCTGCACCCCGCCGAAGGCGAGCTGGACGACACCGAGCTCGAAAGGGCGTTGACCCTGCCCGGCGGCACGCGCACCGCGCTGACGTTCGACTTCGCCGGGCAGCGGCTGCCGGTCCATCGGGTGGATGCAGCCGACATGGCCGCCACGCTTGGCTTCGTGGCCGAGCCCGAGCCCCTTGCGGACGAGGCCGGTGGTTGA
- a CDS encoding flavin reductase family protein, whose amino-acid sequence MADDTHFYEPKAGHGLPHDPFNAIVAPRPIGWVSSADEHGLRNLAPYSFFNAFNYTPPIVGFASVGYKDSVANIERTGEFCWNLATRALAEAMNASCEAVDPDVDEFELAGLTPIAARTIAAPRVAEAPVSFECRLSQLVRLTGADGSQTDTWLVLGEVVGVHIARSLLVDGIYDTAAAAPILRGGGPADYFEIRADALFRMHRPNQRR is encoded by the coding sequence ATGGCCGACGACACGCATTTCTATGAACCGAAAGCCGGACACGGACTGCCCCATGATCCGTTCAACGCGATCGTCGCCCCGCGACCGATCGGCTGGGTTTCGTCGGCCGACGAACATGGCCTGCGCAATCTCGCGCCCTACAGCTTCTTCAACGCGTTCAATTACACGCCGCCGATCGTTGGTTTCGCCAGCGTCGGCTACAAGGACAGCGTGGCCAATATCGAGCGGACCGGCGAATTCTGCTGGAACCTGGCCACGCGCGCGCTTGCCGAAGCCATGAACGCCAGCTGCGAAGCCGTCGATCCGGACGTGGACGAATTCGAACTAGCGGGGCTGACGCCGATCGCGGCGCGCACGATCGCCGCGCCTCGGGTCGCCGAGGCGCCGGTCTCGTTCGAATGCCGGCTCAGCCAGCTGGTGCGCCTGACCGGGGCCGACGGCAGCCAGACCGATACCTGGCTGGTGCTCGGCGAAGTCGTGGGCGTTCATATCGCCCGCTCACTGCTGGTCGATGGCATCTACGACACCGCAGCGGCCGCGCCCATCCTGCGCGGCGGCGGGCCGGCCGATTATTTCGAAATCCGCGCCGACGCGCTGTTTCGCATGCACCGGCCCAACCAGCGACGCTGA
- a CDS encoding RibD family protein — protein sequence MIDETYAWQWLRDAARSHGGHSADAGSTRLTVDNAGRWQTEEALTDAARAMLDALVPVACSGATFVIGQLGQSLDGRIATASGHSHYVTGYASRVHLHRLRALVDAVVVGAGTVAADDPQLTVRHVEGDNPVRVVLDPRGRLGADRRLFSDPAAPTLHLTATGRAQDRHAHVRHVALASTPGQSVPAASIVARLAERGLRRVLVEGGGATVSRFVDDGVLDRLHVVVAPMLIGSGRPALSLPEIDTLERALRPACQSAAMGEDRLFDLALDRAHASGNG from the coding sequence ATGATCGATGAAACCTACGCATGGCAATGGTTGCGCGATGCAGCCCGTAGCCACGGGGGCCACTCGGCCGACGCCGGTTCGACACGGCTGACGGTGGATAACGCCGGTCGCTGGCAGACCGAAGAGGCCTTGACCGACGCGGCCCGTGCCATGCTGGACGCGCTCGTGCCGGTCGCCTGTAGCGGGGCGACGTTCGTGATCGGGCAACTGGGACAGAGTCTCGACGGGCGGATCGCTACCGCTTCGGGTCATTCGCATTATGTCACCGGATACGCCAGCCGAGTGCATCTGCACCGGCTGCGTGCCCTGGTCGATGCGGTCGTGGTCGGTGCCGGCACGGTGGCGGCCGACGATCCGCAGTTGACCGTTCGTCATGTCGAAGGAGACAACCCGGTACGGGTCGTGCTCGACCCGCGCGGCCGGTTGGGCGCAGACCGGCGGCTGTTCAGTGATCCGGCCGCGCCGACGCTGCACCTGACCGCAACCGGGCGTGCCCAAGATCGCCATGCCCATGTCCGGCACGTGGCGCTGGCCAGTACGCCCGGCCAGTCGGTGCCGGCGGCCAGCATTGTCGCGCGGCTGGCCGAGCGTGGCCTGCGCCGCGTGCTCGTCGAAGGGGGCGGGGCGACCGTCTCGCGATTCGTAGACGACGGTGTGCTGGATCGTCTGCACGTGGTGGTCGCGCCCATGCTGATCGGCTCGGGTCGGCCGGCGTTGTCGCTGCCCGAGATCGATACCCTGGAGCGGGCGCTGCGTCCTGCGTGTCAAAGCGCGGCCATGGGTGAGGACCGGTTGTTCGACCTGGCGCTGGATCGTGCTCATGCGTCGGGCAATGGCTGA
- a CDS encoding AsmA family protein, with protein sequence MTRTRKMGLGLLGLLAVLIVGLVLVLAFFDWNRLKPTVNTRVSAAINRPFEIRGDLGLDWERPENAKGLAAWVPWPHIHAEDVNVGNPKDFDDGRMAHIDRIDAWLSPVPLLSQRVSIPRIRLAGADADLIRRADGRDNWTFDMAGDETADASSEPSNWTVSMDALVFDQAKVRFRDATLDADFRITVDPLGKAVAFSQVIGQTGDDGSAAADIDDFVFGWQIDGRYKGAPLSGSGKVGGVLALQSADRPFPVAADIRSGSTRVQIAGTVEQPLDFGGADLTLSFSGQSLDNLYRLTGVTLPATPPYATEGQLSVRFDPIKGSRFAYRKFSGHIGDSDIAGDLVYRQGAPRPKLTGELVSKQLRFADLAPLIGADSNTDKAARGAETRQPSDKVLPVEPFKTDRWGDMDADVKFTAQRIEHGDSLPLTDLYTHVELDNATLLLDPLRFGVAGGQLNTTLRLEGDKTPMAGRVDMHARRMQLDQIVPAVDALDGSLGQINGDATFSGTGNSVAALLGGGDGRLTLLIDRGAISRNLMELAGLNVGNYIVGKLFGDEQVRINCAAADIPIENGLATPNLFVFDTENAIINVTGETDFGDETLDLTITPKSKGPRLFTLRSPLYLRGTFAEPSPGVKAAPLLARGAAAVALGVVATPVASLLALVSPTSGEENQCAPVIAQLKAAEKQSGGD encoded by the coding sequence GTGACGCGCACTCGCAAAATGGGGTTGGGCCTGCTGGGTCTGCTGGCGGTGCTGATCGTCGGGCTCGTGCTGGTGCTGGCTTTTTTCGACTGGAATCGGCTCAAGCCAACGGTCAACACACGGGTCTCGGCGGCCATCAATCGGCCGTTCGAGATACGCGGCGACCTGGGTCTGGACTGGGAACGTCCGGAGAACGCGAAAGGTCTGGCCGCCTGGGTGCCATGGCCGCATATACATGCCGAAGACGTGAACGTGGGCAACCCCAAGGACTTCGACGACGGCCGCATGGCGCATATCGACCGGATCGATGCGTGGCTGTCGCCTGTGCCGTTGCTCTCGCAGCGGGTCTCGATTCCACGCATACGGCTGGCCGGCGCCGATGCCGATCTGATCCGCCGGGCCGACGGTCGGGACAACTGGACGTTCGACATGGCCGGTGACGAGACCGCCGACGCGTCGTCCGAGCCGTCGAACTGGACGGTCTCGATGGATGCGCTGGTCTTCGATCAGGCCAAGGTCCGGTTCCGCGACGCCACGCTGGACGCGGATTTCCGTATCACCGTCGATCCGTTGGGAAAGGCCGTGGCGTTTTCCCAGGTCATCGGCCAAACCGGGGACGACGGTTCGGCGGCGGCCGATATCGACGACTTCGTCTTCGGCTGGCAGATCGACGGCCGCTACAAGGGCGCACCTTTGTCCGGCAGCGGCAAGGTCGGCGGCGTGCTTGCCCTGCAAAGCGCCGACCGGCCATTTCCGGTGGCTGCGGATATCCGCTCGGGCTCGACCCGGGTGCAGATCGCGGGGACGGTCGAACAGCCGCTGGATTTCGGTGGTGCCGATCTGACACTGTCGTTTTCCGGGCAGAGCCTGGATAACCTCTACCGGCTGACCGGCGTCACCCTGCCGGCGACACCGCCGTATGCGACCGAAGGCCAATTGTCGGTACGTTTCGACCCGATCAAGGGATCGCGCTTCGCCTACCGGAAATTCAGCGGCCATATCGGCGATAGCGATATCGCCGGCGATCTGGTGTATCGACAGGGCGCGCCGCGGCCGAAGCTCACTGGCGAACTCGTGTCCAAACAGCTGCGTTTTGCGGATCTGGCGCCCTTGATCGGTGCCGATTCCAATACCGACAAGGCCGCCCGCGGCGCCGAGACGCGTCAGCCAAGCGACAAGGTATTGCCGGTCGAGCCGTTCAAGACCGATCGCTGGGGCGATATGGACGCCGACGTCAAGTTCACCGCGCAACGGATCGAGCACGGTGACAGCCTGCCTTTGACCGATCTGTACACCCACGTCGAGCTCGACAACGCCACGCTGCTGCTCGACCCGCTGCGTTTCGGCGTGGCCGGCGGCCAGCTCAACACCACGCTGCGTCTGGAGGGGGACAAGACACCGATGGCCGGGCGGGTGGACATGCACGCTCGTCGCATGCAGCTGGACCAGATCGTGCCGGCGGTGGATGCACTCGATGGAAGCCTCGGTCAGATCAACGGCGATGCTACCTTCAGTGGCACTGGCAACTCCGTCGCGGCGCTGCTGGGCGGCGGGGACGGCCGTTTGACGCTGCTCATCGATCGCGGCGCGATCAGCCGCAACCTGATGGAACTGGCCGGGCTGAACGTCGGCAACTATATCGTCGGCAAGCTGTTCGGCGACGAGCAGGTACGGATCAACTGCGCCGCGGCGGATATTCCGATCGAGAACGGTCTGGCCACACCGAACCTGTTTGTCTTCGATACCGAGAACGCGATCATCAACGTCACCGGCGAAACCGATTTCGGCGACGAGACGCTGGATCTGACCATCACGCCCAAGAGCAAGGGGCCTCGACTGTTCACCCTGCGCTCGCCTCTGTATCTGCGCGGCACGTTCGCCGAGCCGTCTCCCGGGGTCAAGGCCGCGCCGCTGCTGGCACGCGGGGCGGCTGCGGTGGCGCTGGGCGTGGTGGCCACGCCGGTCGCGTCGTTGCTGGCACTGGTCTCGCCTACCAGCGGCGAAGAGAACCAGTGCGCGCCGGTGATCGCCCAGCTCAAGGCCGCCGAGAAGCAATCCGGCGGCGATTGA
- the lhgO gene encoding L-2-hydroxyglutarate oxidase — protein sequence MYDCLIIGGGIVGLATARERLRRTPDARVVLLEKEAVLTAHQTGHNSGVIHAGVYYPPGSMKARFCTAGNRATRALCDAHDIPYRVPGKLLVAADESERAGLADLWERIGRNGLEREWLSGDALAECEPAVHGVAAIRVPSSGIVDYRAVGAALAAEFTTAGGEIVTDCPVTGLSEYASEVVVETPQGAFHTRRLVACAGLMADRLVAMLGIEPDFRICPFRGEYYRLAAPRSNLVQHLIYPVPDPSMPFLGVHLTPMIDGTITIGPNAVLALAREGYRWRDIDLLETTRLLAFAGIRRMLAGHIRPGISELADSASKRRYLARVQRYCPSLTLQDLEPHPAGVRAQAVTRDGALVGDFLFVDTPRTLHVANAPSPAATSAMPIAEHILDRLDQHD from the coding sequence ATGTACGACTGTCTGATCATCGGCGGCGGCATCGTCGGCCTGGCGACCGCGCGCGAACGACTGCGCCGCACGCCGGATGCCCGCGTCGTGCTGCTGGAAAAGGAAGCGGTGCTGACGGCGCATCAGACCGGGCACAATTCCGGTGTCATCCATGCAGGGGTCTACTACCCCCCGGGCTCGATGAAGGCACGCTTTTGTACGGCCGGCAATCGGGCCACGCGGGCCCTGTGCGACGCCCACGACATCCCCTACCGTGTGCCCGGCAAGCTACTGGTCGCCGCCGACGAATCCGAGCGTGCCGGTCTGGCCGATCTGTGGGAGCGGATCGGCCGCAACGGCCTGGAACGCGAGTGGCTGAGCGGCGATGCGCTGGCCGAATGCGAGCCGGCGGTGCACGGCGTGGCGGCAATCCGCGTGCCCAGCAGCGGTATCGTCGACTATCGCGCGGTCGGGGCAGCACTGGCCGCCGAGTTCACCACGGCCGGCGGCGAGATCGTTACCGATTGCCCGGTCACCGGGCTGTCCGAATATGCCAGCGAAGTGGTCGTCGAAACCCCGCAGGGCGCGTTCCATACACGCCGGCTGGTCGCCTGTGCCGGGCTCATGGCCGATCGTCTGGTGGCCATGCTCGGTATCGAGCCGGATTTCCGCATCTGTCCGTTCCGCGGCGAGTATTATCGCCTGGCCGCGCCCCGATCGAACCTGGTCCAGCATCTGATCTACCCGGTGCCCGATCCGTCGATGCCGTTTCTCGGGGTCCACCTGACGCCGATGATCGACGGCACGATCACCATCGGCCCCAATGCGGTGCTGGCGCTGGCCCGTGAAGGCTACCGCTGGCGCGATATCGACCTCCTCGAGACCACGCGCCTGCTCGCCTTTGCCGGCATCCGGCGCATGCTCGCCGGCCATATCCGCCCAGGCATCAGCGAACTGGCCGATTCAGCCTCCAAGCGTCGATACCTGGCGCGGGTACAGCGCTACTGCCCTTCGCTGACGCTCCAGGATCTGGAACCGCACCCGGCCGGCGTGAGAGCCCAGGCGGTCACACGGGATGGCGCCCTGGTCGGCGATTTCCTGTTCGTCGACACCCCGCGCACGCTGCACGTGGCCAACGCCCCGTCGCCGGCGGCGACCTCGGCCATGCCGATTGCCGAACATATCCTCGACCGGCTCGATCAACACGACTGA
- a CDS encoding Na+/H+ antiporter, with the protein MDIVFTSLILLLTVALSGVLMGLLPIALPKPLVQIAIGAGLALPGFGLHVSLDPELFFVLFIPPLLFADGWRMPRREFRRLGVPIAALALGLVMVTVVLVGYFVHWMIPAVPLAAGFALGAVLSPTDAVAVSAISGGAPFPPRLLHILQGEALMNDASGLVALRFAIAAALTGSFSLADATLSFVLIAAGGLATGVGLAWSFSQVRRYLTRWRADDTSSHVALLMLIPFAAYLLGESLGVSGILSAVAAGMTLNSVNTLRGELATRMQTNSLWSILEFVFNGIVFVLLGLQMPKILGHASDSMREIGDGGWWHLGLFIAAITGVLLVTRYLWIWVLLRLMLLRARLKNRDTPRLSTRIIAITTLAGVRGAITLAAVLSLPLAVEDGTAFPARGVLVFIAAGVILTSLTLGSLCLPPLLRSVKLPDDDPRAREERHARTQAAREAIKALEAEQKRHTQDAEDPDSTLHAEVSARVMAGYKPRLDPDNDAEDSRRIRRGFDIEKQLRLTALRAEREELYRLRQNADINDETLRRILADLDLTEASLLGPTHRH; encoded by the coding sequence TTGGATATCGTCTTCACCAGTCTGATTCTGTTGCTGACGGTCGCGCTGTCCGGTGTGCTCATGGGCCTTCTGCCGATCGCCCTGCCCAAGCCGCTGGTCCAGATCGCGATCGGCGCGGGCCTGGCCCTGCCGGGCTTCGGGCTGCATGTGTCACTGGATCCCGAACTGTTCTTCGTGCTGTTCATCCCTCCACTGCTGTTCGCCGACGGCTGGCGCATGCCGCGACGCGAATTCCGGCGCCTGGGCGTGCCCATCGCCGCGCTGGCGCTGGGCCTGGTGATGGTCACCGTGGTTCTGGTGGGATACTTCGTGCACTGGATGATTCCCGCTGTCCCGCTCGCCGCGGGTTTCGCCCTGGGCGCGGTGCTGTCGCCGACCGATGCGGTGGCGGTGTCGGCGATTTCCGGCGGCGCCCCGTTCCCGCCCCGGCTTTTGCACATCCTGCAAGGCGAGGCCCTGATGAACGATGCCTCCGGCCTGGTCGCGCTCCGGTTCGCGATCGCCGCCGCGCTGACCGGCAGTTTCTCTCTCGCCGATGCGACCCTGAGCTTCGTGCTGATCGCGGCCGGCGGACTGGCCACCGGCGTTGGCCTGGCCTGGAGCTTTTCGCAGGTACGCCGGTATCTGACCCGGTGGCGAGCCGATGACACCAGCAGCCATGTCGCCTTGCTGATGCTGATCCCGTTCGCGGCCTACCTGCTGGGCGAATCGCTGGGCGTGTCGGGCATTCTCTCCGCAGTCGCCGCCGGCATGACGCTCAACAGCGTCAACACCCTGCGCGGCGAACTCGCCACGCGCATGCAGACCAACAGCCTCTGGTCGATCCTGGAGTTCGTGTTCAACGGCATCGTCTTCGTCCTGCTCGGCCTTCAGATGCCCAAGATCCTCGGCCACGCGTCAGACAGCATGCGCGAGATCGGCGACGGCGGCTGGTGGCACCTGGGCCTGTTCATCGCCGCGATCACCGGCGTCCTGCTGGTGACGCGCTATCTTTGGATCTGGGTACTTCTGCGCCTGATGCTGCTGCGGGCACGGCTCAAGAATCGCGATACACCGCGCCTGAGCACCCGGATCATCGCGATCACCACGCTGGCCGGCGTACGCGGCGCGATCACGCTGGCCGCGGTGCTGTCGCTGCCGCTGGCGGTCGAGGACGGCACCGCGTTTCCCGCGCGCGGCGTGCTCGTGTTCATCGCGGCTGGGGTGATCCTCACCTCGCTGACCCTGGGCAGCCTCTGTCTGCCGCCGCTGTTGCGTTCGGTCAAGCTACCCGACGACGATCCGCGTGCACGCGAGGAACGCCATGCGCGAACACAGGCCGCACGCGAGGCGATCAAGGCGCTTGAGGCCGAACAGAAGCGACACACCCAGGACGCCGAAGATCCGGACAGCACGCTCCATGCCGAGGTCAGTGCACGGGTCATGGCGGGCTACAAGCCACGTCTGGACCCGGACAACGATGCCGAGGACAGCCGGCGTATCCGGCGCGGCTTCGATATTGAAAAACAGCTGCGGCTGACCGCCCTGCGCGCCGAGCGCGAGGAACTCTACCGGCTGCGCCAGAATGCGGATATCAATGACGAGACCCTGCGCCGAATCCTGGCCGACCTCGATCTCACCGAAGCCTCCCTGCTCGGGCCGACGCATCGCCACTAG
- a CDS encoding GTP cyclohydrolase II, with product MRQVERAIFDLRRGLTVLIDAPEGRILVAPLEGLDDDVLARLRDDAQGAPRLVVSQHRLARLGLTVDTPAARLPLDDRDSAETVVEWACARTPRDTLPDRGPIATEAPDDAALTLMRRGLLIPAAVTAEVAPERAREITARVASGELLAIDTAAVAAYEAGAPRFLRRISAADVPLAESERTRFVLFREADGLREHVALVIGDPADWSEAVPVRLHSACLTGDLFGSLRCDCGEQLRTSVARISECGGGVLLYLAQEGRGIGLANKLRAYSLQDEGLDTMDADQVLGFGDDEREYNVALEMLAQLEIRRIELLTNNPTKIQAMSQGGVTVVQRSGIYGRLTVQNRRYLTAKAVRGGHWLEHVLGPATQEEDATPAERPHPAPPR from the coding sequence ATGCGACAGGTAGAACGAGCGATCTTCGATTTGCGGCGCGGTCTGACCGTGCTGATCGACGCCCCCGAGGGCCGGATACTGGTCGCACCGTTGGAAGGTCTCGACGACGACGTGCTCGCACGGTTGCGCGACGACGCCCAAGGCGCGCCGCGTCTGGTCGTCTCGCAGCACCGGCTGGCGCGTCTGGGGCTGACGGTCGACACGCCCGCCGCACGCCTGCCCCTGGACGACCGCGACAGCGCGGAGACCGTGGTCGAGTGGGCGTGTGCGCGTACACCGCGAGACACCCTGCCGGATCGCGGGCCAATTGCAACAGAGGCCCCAGACGACGCGGCGCTGACGCTCATGCGTCGCGGGCTGCTCATCCCGGCGGCCGTTACCGCCGAAGTCGCACCCGAGCGCGCGCGCGAGATCACCGCCCGCGTCGCCAGTGGCGAACTGCTGGCTATCGACACCGCCGCGGTCGCCGCCTATGAAGCCGGCGCCCCGCGGTTCCTTCGGCGTATCAGTGCCGCCGACGTGCCGCTGGCCGAATCCGAGCGGACGCGCTTCGTGCTGTTTCGTGAAGCCGACGGACTCCGAGAGCATGTCGCGCTGGTGATCGGCGACCCGGCCGACTGGTCCGAAGCGGTGCCGGTACGGCTGCACTCGGCGTGTCTGACCGGCGATCTGTTCGGCAGTCTACGCTGCGATTGCGGCGAGCAGCTGCGCACGAGCGTGGCTCGTATCTCTGAATGCGGCGGCGGCGTGCTGCTCTACCTCGCCCAGGAGGGTCGCGGTATCGGCCTGGCCAACAAGCTGCGCGCCTACAGCCTGCAGGACGAAGGCCTGGATACCATGGACGCCGATCAGGTGCTGGGCTTCGGCGACGACGAGCGCGAATACAATGTCGCACTCGAGATGCTCGCCCAACTGGAGATCCGCCGGATCGAGCTGCTGACCAACAATCCCACCAAGATCCAAGCCATGAGCCAGGGCGGCGTCACCGTGGTCCAGCGCAGCGGCATATACGGGCGTCTGACCGTCCAGAACCGCCGCTATCTGACCGCCAAGGCGGTTCGCGGCGGCCACTGGCTCGAACATGTGCTGGGCCCGGCCACTCAGGAGGAAGACGCGACCCCGGCAGAGCGCCCGCATCCGGCGCCGCCGCGGTAG
- a CDS encoding creatininase family protein, with the protein MAKVYHWAGLTGPELAALAGPSCVAVLPIAAIEQHGAHLPLATDVIIGDGLLQAALAGPAATDAPRLVLPSLALGASLEHTGFAGTISLSAETAMATIESVGTALARAGIRRLMLFNSHGGNKAVVDLAALKLRAAHRMLVVKANYFRFAPPADALPAAELAHGLHGGALETSLMLHFAADQVRMDRAGDAVSLGARMAEHGARLGPEGDAGFAWMAQDLHPGGVTGNARLASAECGARLCRHFAGRLAELIDETARFDLAALA; encoded by the coding sequence ATGGCCAAGGTATATCACTGGGCCGGGCTGACCGGCCCCGAACTCGCTGCCTTGGCCGGCCCGTCCTGTGTAGCCGTGCTGCCGATCGCGGCGATCGAGCAGCACGGCGCCCATCTGCCGCTGGCCACCGACGTGATCATCGGTGACGGGCTGTTGCAGGCGGCCCTGGCGGGTCCGGCGGCAACCGACGCGCCGCGGCTGGTGCTGCCGAGCCTGGCGCTGGGCGCAAGCCTCGAGCATACCGGGTTCGCCGGTACGATCAGTCTGTCGGCCGAAACCGCCATGGCGACCATCGAGTCGGTCGGCACCGCGCTGGCACGCGCCGGTATTCGGCGGTTAATGCTGTTCAACAGTCACGGCGGCAACAAGGCCGTCGTCGATCTGGCTGCGCTCAAGCTGCGGGCCGCGCATCGCATGCTGGTCGTCAAGGCGAATTATTTCCGATTTGCACCGCCTGCCGACGCGCTGCCGGCCGCCGAGCTCGCCCACGGTCTGCATGGGGGGGCGCTTGAGACGTCGCTGATGCTGCATTTCGCCGCCGATCAGGTTCGTATGGACCGCGCGGGCGATGCCGTTTCACTGGGCGCGCGCATGGCCGAGCACGGTGCGCGGCTGGGGCCCGAGGGCGATGCCGGCTTTGCGTGGATGGCGCAGGATCTGCACCCCGGCGGCGTAACCGGCAACGCGCGACTGGCCAGCGCCGAGTGCGGTGCGCGCCTGTGCCGGCATTTCGCCGGCCGGCTGGCGGAGTTGATCGACGAGACGGCCCGTTTCGATCTGGCGGCACTGGCTTAG
- a CDS encoding MliC family protein produces the protein MLKTLAPAMLVAGTTVLAGCAPYTLPARPDDATKAPSPSQLDPIEYRCQSGETARARYPDATAAEVSYGNKSYDLRIAMSADGARYIGDSREWWTKGSGPGATALFTDTDSDRIIDRCEQVSDDR, from the coding sequence ATGCTGAAGACCCTGGCACCGGCCATGCTCGTCGCCGGCACGACCGTTCTGGCCGGCTGTGCGCCCTATACCTTGCCCGCGCGGCCGGACGATGCGACCAAGGCGCCGTCGCCGAGCCAGCTCGATCCGATCGAGTACCGCTGCCAGAGCGGCGAGACGGCACGCGCGCGCTATCCCGATGCGACCGCGGCCGAAGTGAGCTATGGCAATAAATCCTACGATCTGCGTATCGCGATGTCGGCCGACGGCGCACGCTATATCGGCGACAGCCGCGAATGGTGGACCAAGGGCAGCGGCCCGGGCGCGACCGCCTTGTTTACCGATACCGACAGCGACCGGATCATCGATCGCTGCGAACAGGTGAGCGACGACCGATAA
- a CDS encoding peroxidase-related enzyme (This protein belongs to a clade of uncharacterized proteins related to peroxidases such as the alkylhydroperoxidase AhpD.): MSQPISQFPVPEVADLPEDIRERILTVQDKAGFVPNVFWALAHRPDEFRAFFAYHDALMEKDSGLTKGEREMIVVATSGINQCQYCVVAHGAILRIREANPLIADQLASNYRKADITARQRAMLDFAVKISTAAHTVEAADREPLYAHGFSDDDIWDIGAISAFFGLSNRMANLTAMRPNDEFYLMGRLAPEDKG; encoded by the coding sequence ATGAGCCAACCGATCAGCCAGTTTCCTGTCCCCGAGGTCGCCGACCTGCCCGAGGACATCCGTGAACGCATCCTCACCGTCCAGGACAAGGCCGGATTCGTGCCCAACGTGTTCTGGGCGCTGGCCCACCGGCCCGATGAATTTCGTGCGTTCTTCGCCTACCACGACGCGCTCATGGAAAAGGACAGCGGTCTGACCAAGGGCGAGCGCGAAATGATCGTGGTGGCGACCTCGGGCATCAACCAGTGCCAGTACTGTGTCGTTGCCCACGGTGCGATCCTGCGGATCCGTGAGGCCAATCCGTTGATCGCCGACCAGCTGGCCTCCAACTACCGCAAGGCCGACATCACCGCGCGCCAGCGCGCCATGCTCGATTTCGCCGTGAAGATCTCGACCGCCGCCCACACCGTGGAGGCCGCGGATCGCGAGCCGCTCTACGCCCATGGCTTTAGCGACGACGACATCTGGGACATCGGCGCGATCTCGGCGTTCTTCGGCCTGTCCAACCGCATGGCCAACCTCACCGCGATGCGGCCGAACGACGAGTTCTACCTGATGGGCCGTCTTGCGCCCGAGGACAAGGGCTGA